A single region of the Coregonus clupeaformis isolate EN_2021a chromosome 16, ASM2061545v1, whole genome shotgun sequence genome encodes:
- the LOC121585096 gene encoding BAG family molecular chaperone regulator 4-like, with product MANDRSAGDAAWIMHHQMPSNPKSAWPSNYNSENNNVNWSKAMDASQYPGYSSNYWYPQSHSTAGHYANAYSSGSDMQPPYNPQAMQAYPNGHGVYNPGPGQYPASSFHPSNPFYCADQMSPRQAPGQYPSQGCPGPEQSTGGSGQPHAQHQHPHHHYPGPHCQGASSYLPGSYPHYGEGGPALPPYPTGQAIHHRPQAEAWAHSGGYGGQPGSQWRPGTQPPHSHYGTPVCPQQPPAWPGTGTGAPPPYEAKDQHYPGPHQHQRAPQVGPKPRPAHSPNPTNGKPVDFSSPPQMYNKPGRGGAQEPKPSQGEPPPPVPAPAQPQGPIGPQCLSDNPSLAKVQQVIARVLLLHEDVDEFVGKKSDKSYRYLEELLTKELLVLDSVETQGQEVVRQARKEAVQRIQAILDRLEKKAF from the exons ATGGCAAACGACAGAAGTGCTGGGGACGCAGCTTGGATTATGCATCATCAAATGCCGTCGAATCCCAAATCCGCCTGGCCTTCAAATTACAACTCAGAAAATAATAACGTGAACTGGAGTAAAGCTATG GACGCTTCCCAATACCCTGGTTATTCCTCAAACTACTGGTACCCCCAGTCACATTCCACAGCAGGGCACTATGCAAATGCCTATTCTTCAGGATCTGACATGCAGCCACCTTACAACCCACAG GCAATGCAAGCATATCCAAATGGCCACGGTGTCTATAACCCTGGTCCAGGCCAGTATCCGGCAAGTTCTTTCCACCCATCCAATCCATTTTACTGTGCAGACCAGATGTCTCCCAGGCAGGCCCCAGGCCAGTACCCTAGCCAGGGCTGCCCAGGACCAGAGCAGAGCACAGGGGGGTCAGGACAACCACACGCCCAGCACCAACATCCGCACCACCACTATCCTGGACCACACTGTCAAGGG GCCTCTAGCTATCTTCCTGGGTCTTACCCGCACTATGGGGAAGGTGGTCCTGCGTTGCCCCCATACCCCACTGGACAAGCCATTCACCATAGGCCACAGGCTGAGGCTTGGGCCCACTCGGGTGGGTATGGGGGGCAGCCAGGCTCGCAGTGGCGGCCAGGCACCCAACCTCCACACAGCCACTATGGGACCCCTGTCTGCCCCCAACAACCCCCAGCCTGGCCAGGGACTGGCACTGGAGCACCACCCCCCTATGAAGCCAAG GACCAGCACTACCCAGGACCCCATCAGCACCAGCGTGCCCCACAGGTGGGACCCAAACCCAGACCGGCCCACTCCCCTAACCCCACTAATGGCAAGCCTGTTGACTTCAGCTCACCTCCCCAGATGTACAATAAACCAGGGCGGGGGGGGGCGCAGGAGCCAAAGCCTTCCCAGGGTGAGCCTCCACCCCCAGTCCCAGCTCCAGCCCAACCCCAGGGACCGATCGGGCCTCAGTGCCTGAGCGACAACCCTAGCCTGGCCAAAGTCCAGCAGGTCATTGCCCGGGTGCTTTTGCTCCATGAGGATGTGGATGAGTTTGTGGGTAAAAAATCAGACAAGAGTTACAGGTACCTAGAGGAACTACTGACCAAGGAGCTATTGGTGCTGGATTCAGTGGAGACTCAGGGACAGGAAGTGGTAAGGCAGGCCCGAAAGGAAGCTGTGCAGAGGATCCAGGCCATACTGGACCGGCTGGAGAAAAAGGCCTTCTGA